A region of the Primulina eburnea isolate SZY01 chromosome 7, ASM2296580v1, whole genome shotgun sequence genome:
ctgatctttctgaccacttttatTACATCAATCTGGGTCAttgggtcatgtttgtacgtaatctggtacaaactgatagctatagattgaacaatctgtcaatcttaatcatatcatattacacaatctgtaaaaatgacggtaatttcattacacaggctatagaaatgtactcccatttctatttagaatttcacaattctgtaataaatcttctaattcctatctttctgtcttttctgttagcaattcagacatatccgTATAATTTCTGCCAACTCTTCAGTACAATtatgttataactgatctcatctgtctatatcacaactatctgttcgaatacaatacattctcaatcatcagactgaacactgaattcattactgtaagtttctgacactatctgtcctttctgattcgaactatttgatataaacaaatcagttaataatataaataaaaaaaatatacctacctggtattcggctctgactatcgatatcaattctgttattcaattctgaaacattctgacattataagataatcaatctcatacaaaatacaaaatcacatatctgttactctgttaTGATCAttacaatcaagttctgaacattctgatcccatttctgaactgttgtaactctcgaaatcaactctgattcggttagaactgtatatactctccctggttcacaataatctgtagcatatatggattcaaaacacagtaatatcaaatcagaaacgaaatatcaatatcctatacagatctagtgagttcaatgaactcataaaacaaggatttctggtaaatatctttATGTCATTCTgctcaactgctatatctcatctacaaataaaatatgctctccaaaacaatataagatatctcaaatactgatttagagcaataacaatactcagcagatataaagcaacaatCGTATAAGATAATCTGCCAATTCAGACAAAattaaatttctgacatttctgaaatttttgaTATTTCTGATCTCGGTATCAGTCTCAATCACTGCTCTTGATCTCAACTGtgtcagaatcaatcggtatactaacttcagatatcgcatattctgaatacaatctgtttcaagcaggattcttatctgaacaatttctgtatacaataatcacagttctcagaatattcaatacaatcttcagatattcgatttaatcaatcagatgctgttgtAAATTCTGGATTTGTGTGTTCAATTGGactctgttccctacgatcttcgggaacgcttctggggacagactttagcaaagtgtcccggctgtccacaattattgcatctaccagtcactccctggcattgctccgtgggatgtctccctccgcaactcctgcaatacactccagtataactcgggctagaaccactggagctagaggaaccactacCCAACTTCttaaatggcttctttcgagctttcagcacatcttgcttcccactcgtactgccgtgatcatatcgaacaGGGGATTGCTTTGTCtggggtggcttcacacacaaccttgtcaattgtctaatcagactcgcctccgctctcttcgctctactcaggatgtcagcaaaatggtaaggtcgctgcaaattcataaatgcaaccacctccgaattcaaccctctgatgaattgatttactatagcttcatcatttccagctagatGAAGAGCAAAATGCATTAGAttcgagaatttagcaatatattcgtcaatatttagctgcccttggctcaaattctcaaactctaatttcttgtcctctcggtacgaagctgagaaaaatcttcgatagaattcagttctgaatatttcccacgaaatcactgtacctctctgtgcccacattcttctactggtaatccaccaactcctggcggcttctcgtaactgataaggcatcattttaactctctgttcatctgtacaatcaagtaaatcaaacaagatttctatatcatcaaaccagttctgacaatcttcagatgtctcggtaccactcagaatcggcggctgtaataactgaaattctttcatcttttcttctagctgaattTCTGATGTATCCATCTGTtaagacgaagtactgcctttttctgaaattcttcgaggcggtatatctgataatcaaacagattagtacatactctatacaatctgtctcagccctcctctgatcatatacctctgatccagactcggttctgattcagtcttggtaattacatgctgtagtcaactcaaataacaaacaacatgcaatagggaaagcaataaatcatgctagcacacacaatgtaaatcaacattgaaataattctcatgctagcaatcacatgcaaggaaagaaaattcaatctaccccgctcattctcttctatctcagtctaatagatctatcaactctgattgtctcaatctaaaggatctatcgctctgataccacctgttgtggggacccggacgctgatcatcttcttaatcatcgttgggatttaattatcagttctgataaacagggtctaaaaatttttctttctaaaatgtaaatgcggaaggtaatggaatctaaaaaAGTAtgcatctcagtataaaatacatttcagtataagagtaaaatactgtacaacctgactctaaggttcaaatactaatttcaagtattaaaatcaatttacaataagtccggaatcaccacgctaactcttcttctctcctcatcctcttgaccccgatccagccccacctgttgtcatgcacacatacaaaacaagacaacagccggataactctggtgagaataaatcccagtataactcatggtaagcatgtatatatacaaagtaaatcatgaaacgttctatcatgaataaaattaaacagAATAGATtttataatctatgaaatcaaatcaaaataagcatgcagctcaaatcagatgaacatgcaattcaaatcaaatcatataaacatgctatcatactgaaagcaataaacctgggtttcatagtctatgaaacaacatctctaaacacatgcagttctagtcaaatcatgtctagactcgactcaactataactctagggatcccggtgtgaataagacttcaatggctgtcacctaccctcccactcggggtgactgtacgtcttattcctagacttcggtctgagctgtatcgaataatctacaataggacagtgtctgctcctatgtaacgatacaccgaacatctagaagtctgactgtttctgtcaaactttcctatctcaaatgcaatgcataaacATCTGTAACCAatgcataattatctcaaaagatttaaatacaattctataaacaaatcataatcatatcaaaagataaacaataagtctagtatgtgatttagttgggaaactcaaacaagatctcatttgagttatatcttcccaaatatcacatgaattataccttttgtcgtcccggtctgacgaagacgatgacctgtattcaactctgtccatatcaaatctgaaatgacaatatcgaatacaacgtatcagtaaataactcaattcacaatctgttctgatcaatactcaactcagtacataatctgatcaatatctaaacaagatacaattcaattcacgtcatcgctatcacaatacaatctgaatcatatctgaatccgattaatctaaatcaatactgaatctgatcaatctaaatcaactgatgtttcgacggcataactatacagtctgaataaccccgtcaaccTGAACATCACAACtataatactgaaactcataatctcaatatcggtatattcaaaatcagtaatacacaaatctgataccaaatctcgatcaatatctttcaaaaatcataacaattatataaacactctgttctttaatctggcttcaattatacaatatctacgatagtagaaacaccatatatgattcatattcaattctgacaatatcataaattcaaatcttgtctaaacgtaacaaaacttacgtccagttctagcctgcgttgataggaacacagtactgaagtcggattcaaaatcagacggacggatttctcgcaaattaATTTCTAAGGTCACGAGCTAAAATTCCTCCCCCAAGTATCGATTTTCTTCTCAATTCTGAAGGTTATTCGcttgcttttatatatatatatatacatgttccatgatacaagggcaagtggcattgtgcatgttctgcacgtttcgcgcatatgcgcgacattgcgCCAGTTATTTAAACTAGCACTttgacttctcgcgcatatgcgccacttttctcgcgcatatgcgtcgtaCCTACTGCccctcccgcgcatgtgcgccatttacatcgcgcatatgcgccaatgctactggacgttccgcgcatgtgcgcgcattcaagtcgtgcatgtgcgcggggacttGTATTGGCACCTTTTGTCAATTCTTTTCTCGACTCTCCCGGTCTAATCGGTTCCGTCTATAAGTATCTCagttaatcaataaatcatttcaggttaatttctgattacagtaataaaatctcgggcattacaataccATTATGAATCgaggaaaaaacttgtgtgagacggttttacaggtcgtattttgtgagacatatatcttatttggctcatccatgaaaaaatattaatttttatactaaaaattttactttttattgtaaatatcggtaggattgacccatctcacagataaagattcatgagaccgtctcacaagaaacctactctaTGATAGATTGCCAACTTTACAAATAACATACGCAACATTTTCAACAGTCCCAATTTTCCGATATAAcacattatttatttagtttttccAGACTTTTCGGAGTTAAATATAACTCTTTATTATCTTTAAAAATGATAACTCTTTAATTCATTGTTCGACAAATAAGTCTTATATATAATTGAAATTGTTatatcaacatatatatattttggtaAAAGGAGTGAAAAATTTCATTCCTGCTAACCCAGTTCTTTTTGAATATTCTTGTCTTTAAATAGAAATAACACTCGagacataaaaaaattaaattaatttttggtcAAGTAATTATAAATGATATGTTATTTATTTTCTGTCTGTTATCAGTAaagtataatataatatattaatttgtCTTTATTTGATTTCTGTTATTTTTGATAGAACAATGACTTAAAATGATGATATGAACATGgctgaaaattaaaaataacatgGAAAAAAAACGTATAACTTACAAACATTGTTTTTTTTAGAAGCATTGTTTTTTttagtaatttttaatttacaagtattgtgtgtgtgtgtgtgtattgtaATTTAGAAGCATTgtttttttagtaaattttttttggaTCTATTGTTTGGTAATTTAGAAGCATTGTGGAGTTACCAGAAAGTATGATAATATCAGAGGCATGAAGAATCCAACGTTGTTTTACCGCCGACACAAATAAATATGAAGAGATGGGCCCGCCGCACAGTCGAATTACAGCCAAAAACTTGGCTGACATGATTGGGCCCCACCAACGAGCTGGCGCATTCATGCACCGTTTCTTCCTCAGATACTTGCTATATTACCCTCGTTCTTCCCTCAGTTTTCTTTCTATCCGACTTTGCTGATACAATTTCTGGGctggattttttatttttattttcttgtggTTTTTCTGTTCATTTTTTGCTTGCTTGGAGCGTTTGATCGATATCAATGGCCGAGGTAACAAAGAAGTCGACTCCTGAAGCACCGAGTGCTGCTGCTGAAGATGTGGTGGTGTGCGATGTTCCGGTGGCTGAGAAGCTCACAACTGGCGTGGTGGATGAGGCGTTCCCTAAGCCGGAACCTGAGCCCGAGCTTGAGAAAGACGCAGTACCGAAGGAAGAGGCGGCGGTAGAAGAAGGAGATACGAAGGAGAAAAACAAGGCCGTTGGAGAGAGCAAGCTGACTGAATCTGCTTCTTTCAAGGAGGAGAGCAACAGAGTTGTTGATCTTATTGATCCAGAGAAGAAAGCTTTGGATGAATTCAAACTTTTGATTCGCAAGGCACTTGAAAAGCATGAATTCACCGCGCCGCCCACTCCGGCCAAGGAGGAGGAGAACAAAGAGGAAGAACCGAAAGCAGAAGAGAAGAAAGAGGAGGAATCAAAACCTGAGGAGAAGATAAAAGAACCACCCACGAAGACCGAAGAAAAAACGGAAGCTTGCGAGGTACCTGCTGCTGAAGTTCCGCTGCCGGCACCACTGGTGGATCCGGAGCCCGTGAAGCTGGAACCTGAGGTGCCGGTGGAGAAAAAAACTGAAGAGGAAAAAAACCCACCACCAGCTGTTGAAGAGACCAAGGCTGAATCATCGGAAACGGTGGTTGCGAAGGTAGAAGAAAAGGTCGAATCCATAGCCGAAGAAATCAAAGAAACTATAGTTCATGAAGTCACCGCCCCTACCCCGACACCGTATGAAGAACCTGTCATCGCTCCCGCGGAGGAAGAACAGGCGGCGGCGGAAACGGAACCACCACTTCCACCGGAGGAGGTCTCCATCTGGGGTATCCCACTTCTAGCTGATGAAAAGAGTGACGCGATTCTCCTCAAGTTCTTGAGGGCGAGAGACTTCAAGGTGAAAGAAGCCTTCTCCATGTTGAAAAACGTGGTGGGATGGAGAAAAGAGTTCAAAATCGACGAGTTATTGGAGGAGGAAGGAATTGTTGAGGGGCTGGAAAAGGTTGTTTATGTCCATGGAGTAGATAAGGAAGGGCACCCCGTTTGCTACAATGCTCTCGGGGAGTTCCAGGACAAGGAATTGTACAGCAAAACCTTCGCTGATTCCGAGAAAAGAGCCAAGTTCTTGAAGTGGTACATTCAGTTCTTGGAAAAGAATATCAGGAAACTCGACTTCACCCCTGATGGCACCTGCACTATTGTCCAAATCATCGATCTTGATAACTCTCCTGGACTCACTTTATTCAAGAAAGAGTTCCGCCAATCCACAAATCAAGCCCTCCAATTGCTCCAGGATAATTATCCTGAATTTGTGGCCAAACAGGTGAAATATTGATTGATGTGTCTCTGTATAATCATCCCTTCAAATTATGTATACCATTTTTTACTTATTAAAGTGCTGGTTCTTGGTGGTGTGAAGGTTTTTATCAATGTTCCATGGTGGTATGTGGCTTACAATAGGATGATCAGTCCATTCTTCACTCAGAGAACAAAGAGCAAGTTTGTGTTTGCAGGACCCACCAGGACTGCCGAGACCCTATTCAAGTCTTGTACTTTTTAGTGGATTTTT
Encoded here:
- the LOC140837378 gene encoding patellin-3-like; this translates as MAEVTKKSTPEAPSAAAEDVVVCDVPVAEKLTTGVVDEAFPKPEPEPELEKDAVPKEEAAVEEGDTKEKNKAVGESKLTESASFKEESNRVVDLIDPEKKALDEFKLLIRKALEKHEFTAPPTPAKEEENKEEEPKAEEKKEEESKPEEKIKEPPTKTEEKTEACEVPAAEVPLPAPLVDPEPVKLEPEVPVEKKTEEEKNPPPAVEETKAESSETVVAKVEEKVESIAEEIKETIVHEVTAPTPTPYEEPVIAPAEEEQAAAETEPPLPPEEVSIWGIPLLADEKSDAILLKFLRARDFKVKEAFSMLKNVVGWRKEFKIDELLEEEGIVEGLEKVVYVHGVDKEGHPVCYNALGEFQDKELYSKTFADSEKRAKFLKWYIQFLEKNIRKLDFTPDGTCTIVQIIDLDNSPGLTLFKKEFRQSTNQALQLLQDNYPEFVAKQVFINVPWWYVAYNRMISPFFTQRTKSKFVFAGPTRTAETLFKYLAPEQVPVQYGGLSNDGDEFTTADAAMEETIKPSSKHTIELPITEASTLVWEVRVGGWDVSYGAEFVPSAEEGYTWIVQKLRKIGPTDEQVIGCTFKIGEPGKIVLTFDNQTSKKKKLIYRFKIKPSD